One genomic window of Trichosurus vulpecula isolate mTriVul1 chromosome X, mTriVul1.pri, whole genome shotgun sequence includes the following:
- the LOC118832702 gene encoding heterogeneous nuclear ribonucleoprotein A0-like, whose translation MATPPDSQAPMEPGLRPSSSVLESVELCRLFVGGLNPKTNEFSLRGHFEAFGSLTNCIVAINPYTRRSRCFGFITFSRVHEADRALAASPHSVDGNQVELKRALAWENSSKPGARSRVKKIFVGGLTDDLGESDLMRHFSQFGPVQRAEIVIHKQSGKRRGFGFVHFLDHDIADRAAVVKFQSIEGHRVVVKKALPKKDLDPRSLDLGSSRTRRPSNRPHAGLSSSRSPDPSSKPNVDPSPTPSLNFIPKPAECPGPKSPENPDTKPSGALPLDLIGVMPPNQ comes from the coding sequence ATGGCTACCCCTCCAGATTCACAGGCCCCCATGGAGCCAGGCCTCAGGCCGAGTTCTTCGGTATTGGAGAGTGTAGAACTTTGTAGGCTGTTCGTTGGGGGGCTCAACCCTAAAACTAACGAGTTTAGCCTTCGGGGACATTTTGAGGCCTTCGGCAGCCTCACAAACTGCATAGTGGCTATAAACCCCTACACCAGGCGTTCCCGCTGCTTTGGCTTCATCACTTTCTCCAGAGTGCATGAGGCCGATAGAGCCCTGGCTGCCTCACCCCATTCAGTGGACGGCAACCAAGTAGAATTGAAGCGAGCATTGGCCTGGGAGAACTCTAGCAAGCCAGGGGCCCGTTCCCGAGTCAAGAAAATCTTCGTGGGTGGCCTCACAGATGATTTGGGCGAGAGCGACCTGATGAGACACTTCTCACAATTTGGACCTGTGCAAAGGGCTGAGATCGTCATCCACAAGCAGTCAGGCAAAAGGCGGGGCTTTGGCTTTGTCCACTTCCTTGACCATGACATTGCAGACAGGGCCGCTGTGGTCAAGTTCCAATCCATCGAAGGCCACCGAGTGGTGGTCAAGAAGGCTTTGCCCAAGAAGGACCTGGACCCGCGGAGCCTCGACCTGGGGAGCAGCCGTACCAGGAGACCTTCCAACCGACCTCATGCAGGTCTCTCTTCCAGCAGAAGCCCTGACCCCAGCTCCAAACCTAATGTGGACCCCAGCCCCACCCCTAGCCTTAACTTCATCCCCAAACCTGCAGAGTGCCCGGGCCCCAAATCCCCTGAGAACCCTGATACCAAACCATCAGGGGCCCTGCCCCTGGACCTGATTGGGGTCATGCCTCCAAATCAGTAG